A genomic segment from Longimicrobium sp. encodes:
- a CDS encoding FHA domain-containing protein — MTDFTPASRPHENIDGEPLLDSFLREAIPEIKLALGDLIDRDNSRAIPDKYVKMLPLTTLVVTLRPDAAQAIADMAADLEEDLTDSVMRHGSLYDRDYKVRLKEAGSRGAPLFRVSTQPAGQPDPAPIVPAPPPPAPPPPPRAPDPEPTMAAPRHDHAPPSPLPSVPAWVAPGPPPTVDPDATRVEGIPSAPAPAPKPRSNFPAGRYELRVEDEDGTERERLPIQGETVSVGRHTDDPALRSDIQLTGAPNVSRRQLALVWEERDGKPGFLVYNLGLNGIHVGDREVSGANTGKGEMKLDGLDGHSIWLAPGDALRIGGHGPVVRILEKGADADAEVPEIADDPDKTQFG; from the coding sequence ATGACCGACTTTACCCCCGCGTCGCGCCCGCACGAGAACATCGACGGGGAGCCGCTGCTCGATTCGTTCCTGCGCGAAGCCATCCCCGAGATCAAGCTGGCGCTGGGCGACCTGATCGACCGCGACAACTCGCGGGCGATCCCCGACAAGTACGTGAAGATGCTGCCGCTGACGACGCTGGTCGTCACCCTGCGTCCCGACGCCGCCCAGGCCATCGCCGACATGGCGGCGGACCTGGAAGAGGACCTGACGGACTCGGTGATGCGGCACGGCTCGCTGTACGACCGCGACTACAAGGTGCGCCTCAAGGAGGCCGGCTCGCGCGGCGCGCCGCTCTTCCGCGTGTCGACGCAGCCGGCCGGGCAGCCGGACCCGGCGCCCATCGTCCCCGCGCCGCCGCCGCCCGCTCCCCCTCCGCCGCCCCGCGCGCCGGACCCGGAGCCCACGATGGCCGCGCCCCGGCACGATCACGCGCCCCCCTCGCCCCTGCCGTCGGTTCCGGCGTGGGTGGCCCCCGGCCCGCCGCCTACGGTGGACCCCGACGCCACGAGGGTGGAGGGCATCCCCTCCGCCCCCGCGCCGGCGCCGAAGCCGCGCTCCAACTTCCCCGCGGGGCGCTACGAGCTGCGCGTGGAGGACGAGGACGGCACCGAGCGCGAGCGCCTGCCCATCCAGGGGGAGACGGTCAGCGTGGGCCGGCACACGGACGACCCGGCGCTGCGCAGCGACATCCAGCTCACGGGCGCGCCCAACGTCAGCCGCCGGCAGCTGGCGCTGGTGTGGGAGGAGCGCGACGGAAAGCCGGGGTTCCTGGTGTATAACCTGGGGCTGAACGGCATCCACGTGGGCGACCGCGAGGTGTCGGGCGCCAACACGGGGAAGGGTGAGATGAAGCTCGATGGGCTGGATGGCCACAGCATCTGGCTGGCCCCGGGCGACGCCCTGCGCATCGGCGGCCACGGCCCGGTGGTGCGGATCCTGGAGAAGGGCGCCGATGCCGACGCCGAGGTGCCGGAGATCGCCGACGACCCGGACAAGACGCAGTTCGGGTGA